A genomic region of Marinobacter qingdaonensis contains the following coding sequences:
- the rpoB gene encoding DNA-directed RNA polymerase subunit beta: MTYSYTEKKRIRKDFSKLPSVMDVPYLLSIQLDSFRDFLQMEAAPEDRRETGLHAAFKSVFPIVSYSGNAALEYVSYRIGEPVFDVKECQLRGVTYAAPLRVKVRLIIYDKESSNKAIKDIKEQEVYMGEMPLMTENGTFVINGTERVIVSQLHRSPGVFFDHDKGKTHSSGKLLYSARVIPYRGSWLDFEFDPKDSVFVRIDRRRKLPASILLRALGYTSEQMLEMFFETSKFSLGADVCKLELVPSRLRGDIATFDIKDNDGKVIVEEGRRITARHIKQLEKAGISELEVPTEYLHGRVLAKDMVDTKTGEVLVECNSELTEELITKILDAGVTEIETLYTNDLDCGPFMSDTLRIDPTRTPLEALVEIYRMMRPGEPPTKESAENLFNNLFFSEERYDLSAVGRMKLNRRLRREESTGEGILTHEDIIDVLKTLIDIRNGQGNVDDIDNLGNRRVRCVGEMAENQFRVGLVRVERAVRERLSLAESEGLMPQDLINAKPVAAAVKEFFGSSQLSQFMDQNNPLSEVTHKRRISALGPGGLTRERAGFEVRDVHPTHYGRVCPIETPEGPNIGLINSLATYARSNSYGFLESPYRKVVDGVVTDEVVYLSAIEESNYVIAQASAAMDEESKRLTDELVTVRHQNEFTVMPPESVNFMDVSPRQVVSVAASLIPFLEHDDANRALMGANMQRQAVPTLRSQVPLVGTGVERTVAQDSGVCVTARRGGVIESVDAARIVVRVNNEETEAGDAGVDIYNLTKYTRSNQNTCINQRSIVRQGDNVARGDVLADGPSVDLGELALGQNMRIAFMPWNGYNFEDSILISEKVVQEDRLTTIHIQELTCVARDTKLGSEEITADIPNVGESALAKLDESGIVYIGAEVGPGDILVGKVTPKGETQLTPEEKLLRAIFGEKASDVKDTSSRVPTGTRGTVIDVQVFTRDGIEKDQRAQSIEKEQLDQYRKDLKDEYRIVEGATFERLMNALKGQEVISGPGLKKGATLDESYLGELERADWFKLRMKDDSLNELLEKSEQGLEDRKKEHEARFDDKKGKLQQGDDLAPGVLKIVKVYLAIKRRIQPGDKMAGRHGNKGVISSVMPIEDMPYDEYGNTVDVVLNPLGVPSRMNVGQVLETHLGAAAKGLGERISQMLDEQRKVAELRKLLDEIYNHSDEVFKVDLDSLSDKEILELCGNLRSGVPMATPVFDGAKEAEVKRMLELAGLSTTGQTKLYDGRTGDAFDRPVTVGYMYILKLNHLIDDKMHARSTGSYSLVTQQPLGGKAQFGGQRFGEMEVWALEAYGAAYTLQEMLTVKSDDVNGRTKMYKNIVDGDHRMEPGMPESFNVLVKEIRSLGIDIELESE; encoded by the coding sequence ATGACTTACTCCTACACTGAGAAAAAGCGGATTCGCAAAGATTTTAGTAAATTGCCTTCCGTGATGGATGTCCCCTATTTGCTGTCTATTCAGCTGGATTCGTTCCGGGACTTCCTGCAAATGGAAGCCGCACCAGAGGACCGTCGGGAAACCGGTCTTCACGCAGCATTCAAATCCGTATTCCCGATTGTCAGTTACTCTGGCAACGCCGCGCTCGAATACGTGAGTTACCGTATCGGTGAGCCGGTTTTCGATGTCAAGGAATGCCAGCTTAGGGGCGTAACCTATGCAGCGCCGCTGCGGGTGAAAGTCCGCCTTATCATCTATGATAAGGAATCGTCCAACAAGGCGATCAAGGACATCAAAGAGCAGGAAGTCTACATGGGCGAAATGCCCTTGATGACTGAAAACGGTACCTTCGTTATCAATGGTACCGAGCGTGTAATCGTTTCCCAGCTGCACCGCTCGCCGGGTGTGTTCTTCGATCACGACAAGGGCAAGACCCATTCCTCCGGCAAGCTGTTGTACTCTGCCCGGGTGATTCCTTACCGTGGCTCCTGGCTCGATTTCGAGTTCGATCCGAAGGACTCCGTGTTCGTTCGTATCGACCGTCGCCGGAAGCTGCCTGCCTCTATCCTCCTGCGCGCTCTGGGTTACACCTCCGAGCAGATGCTGGAGATGTTTTTCGAAACCAGTAAGTTCAGCCTGGGCGCCGATGTGTGCAAGCTGGAGCTGGTGCCAAGCCGTCTGCGTGGCGACATTGCGACCTTCGACATCAAGGACAACGACGGCAAGGTCATTGTCGAGGAAGGTCGTCGTATCACCGCTCGCCACATCAAGCAGCTTGAAAAAGCCGGCATCAGCGAGCTGGAAGTGCCGACCGAGTACCTGCACGGTCGGGTTCTGGCCAAGGACATGGTCGACACCAAGACTGGCGAAGTGCTGGTCGAGTGTAACTCCGAACTGACCGAAGAGCTGATCACCAAGATCCTGGACGCGGGTGTTACCGAGATTGAGACTCTGTACACCAACGACCTCGATTGTGGTCCGTTCATGTCCGACACCCTGCGCATCGACCCGACCCGCACCCCGCTGGAAGCGCTGGTCGAGATTTACCGCATGATGCGCCCGGGCGAGCCGCCCACCAAGGAGTCGGCGGAAAACCTGTTCAACAACCTGTTCTTCTCCGAAGAGCGGTATGACCTGTCCGCCGTTGGCCGGATGAAGCTGAACCGTCGCCTGCGTCGTGAAGAGAGCACGGGCGAAGGCATCCTGACCCACGAAGACATCATCGACGTGCTCAAGACGTTGATCGATATCCGTAATGGTCAGGGCAACGTCGACGACATCGATAACCTCGGTAACCGTCGGGTTCGGTGTGTCGGTGAAATGGCCGAGAACCAGTTCCGTGTTGGTCTGGTGCGGGTTGAGCGCGCGGTGCGCGAGCGTCTGAGCCTGGCCGAGAGCGAAGGCCTGATGCCGCAGGACCTGATCAACGCCAAGCCGGTGGCAGCCGCGGTCAAGGAGTTCTTCGGCTCCAGCCAGCTGTCCCAGTTCATGGACCAGAATAACCCGCTGTCCGAAGTGACTCACAAGCGCCGGATCTCGGCCCTTGGCCCAGGCGGTCTGACCCGTGAGCGTGCCGGCTTCGAAGTCCGGGACGTACACCCGACCCACTACGGTCGCGTGTGTCCAATCGAGACGCCGGAAGGTCCGAACATCGGTCTGATCAACTCCCTGGCGACCTACGCCCGTTCCAACTCCTACGGCTTCCTGGAAAGCCCGTACCGGAAGGTGGTCGATGGCGTGGTGACCGACGAAGTGGTGTACCTGTCGGCCATCGAGGAAAGCAACTACGTCATCGCCCAGGCAAGCGCGGCGATGGACGAGGAAAGCAAGCGCCTCACCGATGAGCTGGTAACCGTTCGCCACCAGAACGAATTCACCGTGATGCCGCCGGAAAGCGTCAACTTCATGGACGTGTCGCCGCGTCAGGTTGTGTCCGTGGCGGCATCCCTGATTCCGTTCCTGGAGCACGACGACGCCAACCGGGCCCTGATGGGTGCCAACATGCAGCGTCAGGCGGTTCCGACCCTGCGTTCCCAGGTGCCGCTGGTCGGTACCGGTGTTGAGCGTACCGTGGCTCAGGATTCCGGTGTCTGTGTCACTGCCCGTCGCGGTGGTGTGATTGAGAGCGTTGACGCCGCCCGTATCGTTGTTCGTGTGAACAACGAAGAGACCGAGGCCGGTGACGCGGGTGTGGATATCTACAACCTCACCAAGTACACCCGGTCCAACCAGAACACCTGCATCAACCAGCGCTCGATCGTTCGTCAGGGCGATAACGTGGCCCGTGGTGACGTGCTGGCCGACGGTCCGTCCGTCGATCTGGGTGAGCTGGCCCTGGGTCAGAACATGCGCATCGCGTTCATGCCCTGGAACGGCTACAACTTCGAGGACTCCATCCTCATTTCCGAGAAAGTGGTGCAGGAAGACCGCCTGACCACCATCCACATTCAGGAACTGACCTGTGTGGCGCGGGACACCAAGCTGGGCAGCGAGGAAATCACCGCCGACATCCCGAACGTGGGTGAGAGCGCGCTGGCCAAGCTGGATGAGTCTGGCATTGTCTACATCGGCGCCGAAGTGGGCCCCGGGGACATCCTGGTGGGCAAGGTGACGCCGAAGGGCGAGACCCAGCTGACTCCGGAAGAGAAGCTGCTGCGTGCGATCTTCGGTGAGAAGGCGTCTGACGTGAAAGACACCTCCTCCCGGGTTCCGACCGGTACCCGCGGTACCGTTATCGATGTCCAGGTCTTTACCCGTGACGGCATCGAGAAGGACCAGCGTGCCCAGTCCATCGAGAAGGAGCAGCTGGATCAGTACCGCAAGGACCTGAAGGACGAATACCGGATCGTTGAAGGTGCCACCTTCGAGCGTCTGATGAACGCGCTGAAGGGGCAGGAAGTGATCAGTGGTCCTGGCCTGAAGAAGGGTGCGACCCTGGACGAGAGCTACCTGGGCGAGCTCGAGCGCGCGGACTGGTTCAAGCTGCGGATGAAGGACGACAGCCTGAACGAGCTGCTGGAGAAGTCCGAGCAGGGCCTGGAAGATCGCAAGAAAGAGCATGAGGCTCGCTTCGACGACAAGAAGGGCAAGCTGCAGCAGGGCGACGACCTGGCGCCGGGCGTGCTCAAGATCGTCAAGGTGTACCTGGCAATCAAGCGTCGGATCCAGCCGGGTGACAAGATGGCCGGCCGTCACGGTAACAAGGGTGTTATCTCCTCGGTCATGCCGATCGAAGACATGCCCTACGACGAGTACGGCAACACCGTCGACGTGGTGCTGAACCCGCTGGGTGTACCGTCGCGGATGAATGTGGGTCAGGTCCTGGAAACCCATCTGGGTGCCGCTGCCAAGGGTCTGGGTGAGCGTATCAGCCAGATGCTGGACGAGCAGCGCAAGGTGGCTGAGCTGCGCAAGCTGCTGGACGAGATCTACAACCACTCGGACGAAGTGTTCAAGGTGGACCTGGATTCGCTCAGCGACAAGGAGATCCTGGAGCTGTGCGGCAACCTGCGCTCAGGTGTACCCATGGCGACGCCGGTCTTCGATGGCGCCAAGGAAGCCGAAGTCAAGCGCATGCTGGAGCTGGCTGGCCTGAGCACCACCGGTCAGACCAAGCTGTACGACGGCCGCACAGGCGATGCCTTTGATCGTCCGGTGACCGTGGGCTACATGTACATCCTGAAGCTGAACCACCTGATCGACGACAAGATGCACGCTCGTTCCACCGGTTCCTACAGCCTGGTTACCCAGCAGCCGCTGGGTGGTAAGGCGCAGTTCGGTGGCCAGCGCTTCGGTGAGATGGAAGTCTGGGCCCTCGAGGCCTACGGTGCGGCGTATACGCTGCAGGAAATGCTTACCGTCAAGTCTGATGACGTCAACGGTCGGACCAAGATGTACAAGAACATTGTCGATGGTGACCATCGCATGGAGCCGGGCATGCCCGAATCCTTCAACGTTCTTGTCAAGGAAATCCGCTCGTTGGGTATCGACATCGAGCTGGAATCCGAGTGA
- the rplL gene encoding 50S ribosomal protein L7/L12: MALSNEDILNAIAEMSVMDVVALVEAMEEKFGVSAAAAVAAAPAAAGGDAAAAEEQTEFDVVLTGAGEKKVNVIKAVRELTGLGLKEAKEMVDGAPSTIKEAASKDDAEEAKKKLEEAGASVELK, translated from the coding sequence ATGGCTCTGTCTAACGAAGACATTTTGAACGCAATCGCAGAAATGAGCGTAATGGACGTAGTTGCGCTTGTTGAAGCAATGGAAGAGAAGTTCGGCGTATCTGCCGCTGCAGCCGTTGCTGCTGCACCTGCAGCTGCCGGCGGCGACGCTGCCGCTGCTGAAGAGCAGACCGAATTTGACGTTGTTCTGACCGGTGCCGGTGAGAAGAAAGTCAACGTAATCAAGGCCGTTCGTGAACTGACCGGCCTGGGTCTGAAAGAAGCGAAGGAAATGGTCGACGGCGCGCCTTCCACCATCAAGGAAGCCGCTAGCAAAGACGACGCTGAAGAAGCCAAGAAGAAGCTTGAGGAAGCAGGCGCTTCTGTTGAGCTCAAGTAA
- the rplJ gene encoding 50S ribosomal protein L10, which produces MAIRLEDKKAIVAEVNETAGGALSVVMADYRGVTSGDMTALRAKARAENVVLKVVRNNLAKISIRGTEFECIDEALVGPTLLAFSMEDPGAAARLLKDFAKEKEAFEIKGLAVGGELMGADQIDRLAKLPTRHEALSMLAAVTQAPITKLARTLNEVPSKVTRAVAAVRDQKQEAA; this is translated from the coding sequence GTGGCAATTAGACTCGAAGACAAGAAAGCGATCGTCGCTGAAGTCAACGAGACTGCCGGTGGTGCTCTGTCTGTGGTAATGGCTGACTACCGTGGTGTCACTTCCGGTGACATGACGGCGCTTCGTGCCAAAGCTCGTGCCGAAAATGTGGTCCTGAAGGTTGTTCGTAACAACCTGGCGAAGATCTCAATTCGCGGTACTGAGTTTGAGTGCATCGATGAAGCGTTGGTTGGTCCGACTCTGCTGGCCTTCTCTATGGAAGATCCGGGCGCGGCTGCGCGTCTGCTGAAGGATTTTGCCAAAGAGAAAGAAGCGTTCGAAATCAAAGGTCTTGCAGTCGGCGGTGAGCTGATGGGCGCAGACCAGATCGATCGCCTCGCCAAGCTGCCGACACGTCACGAGGCGTTGTCTATGCTGGCCGCGGTTACACAGGCTCCGATCACCAAGCTGGCACGTACACTGAACGAAGTTCCTTCGAAAGTGACGCGTGCAGTAGCGGCAGTTCGAGACCAGAAGCAAGAAGCTGCTTGA
- the rplA gene encoding 50S ribosomal protein L1 codes for MAKLSKRQKLIREKVDSTRAYSVDEAVALLVELGQNVKFKESVDVAVNLGVDARKSDQVVRSSTVLPHGTGKSVRVAVFTQGANAEKATAAGADVVGMDDLADEVKKGNMDFDVVIATPDAMRVVGQLGQILGPRGLMPNPKVGTVTPDVETAVKNAKAGQVRYRTDKNGIIHAPLGNVEFSAQNIKENLEALIADLKKAKPSSAKGVYLKKITVSSTMGPGLTIDQSGLAI; via the coding sequence ATGGCTAAGCTGAGCAAGCGTCAGAAGCTGATTCGCGAAAAGGTCGATTCTACCCGCGCCTACTCCGTGGACGAGGCCGTTGCCCTGCTGGTTGAGCTGGGTCAGAACGTCAAGTTCAAGGAGTCTGTGGACGTTGCCGTAAATCTGGGCGTTGATGCGCGTAAATCGGACCAAGTGGTTCGTAGCAGCACCGTTCTGCCCCACGGCACTGGCAAGTCTGTGCGTGTTGCAGTATTCACCCAGGGCGCCAACGCCGAGAAAGCCACTGCTGCTGGCGCAGACGTGGTTGGTATGGACGACCTGGCTGACGAAGTTAAGAAAGGCAACATGGATTTCGACGTGGTTATCGCCACTCCGGACGCCATGCGTGTCGTTGGCCAGCTGGGCCAGATCCTGGGCCCTCGTGGCCTGATGCCGAACCCGAAGGTCGGTACCGTGACCCCGGACGTTGAGACTGCGGTCAAGAACGCCAAGGCTGGTCAGGTTCGCTACCGCACCGACAAGAACGGCATTATCCACGCTCCGCTGGGTAACGTTGAATTCTCTGCTCAGAACATCAAGGAAAACCTTGAAGCTCTGATCGCAGACCTGAAAAAGGCCAAGCCTTCATCGGCGAAGGGCGTGTATCTGAAGAAGATCACCGTTTCTTCGACCATGGGTCCTGGCCTGACTATCGATCAGAGCGGTCTGGCTATCTGA
- the rplK gene encoding 50S ribosomal protein L11 codes for MAKKIEAYIKLQVAAGKANPSPPVGPALGQRGVNIMEFCKAFNAQTQDMEPGLPIPTVITVYSDRSFTFITKTPPAPVLLKKAAGIKSGSGRPNTEKVGTVTREQLEEIAKTKEPDLTAADMDAAVRTIAGTARSMGLNVEGL; via the coding sequence ATGGCAAAGAAGATCGAAGCCTATATCAAGCTTCAGGTTGCCGCCGGTAAGGCCAACCCAAGTCCCCCCGTAGGTCCGGCGCTGGGTCAGCGCGGGGTAAACATCATGGAATTCTGTAAGGCGTTCAACGCCCAGACCCAGGACATGGAGCCTGGTCTGCCGATTCCGACCGTGATTACCGTCTACAGCGACCGTAGCTTCACGTTCATCACCAAGACTCCGCCGGCCCCGGTTCTGCTGAAGAAGGCCGCTGGCATCAAGAGCGGCTCCGGTCGTCCGAATACCGAGAAAGTCGGTACCGTGACCCGCGAGCAGCTGGAAGAGATCGCCAAGACCAAAGAGCCGGATTTGACTGCAGCCGATATGGATGCAGCGGTTCGTACCATCGCCGGAACAGCCCGCAGCATGGGCCTGAACGTGGAGGGCCTGTAA
- the nusG gene encoding transcription termination/antitermination protein NusG: MAKRWYVVHAYSGFEKHVMRTLKERVALNGMEDKFGEILVPTEEVVEMREGKKRKSERKFYPGYVLVQMEMDDGTWHLVKNTPRVLGFIGGTKDKPAPITEREAEAILRRVESGAEKPKPKTLFEPGEIVRVIEGPFADFNGVVEEVDYDKSRVKVAVLIFGRSTPVELEFGQVEKD; encoded by the coding sequence ATGGCTAAGCGCTGGTACGTCGTACATGCGTATTCTGGCTTTGAAAAGCACGTAATGCGCACCCTGAAAGAGCGCGTTGCGCTGAATGGCATGGAAGATAAATTCGGCGAAATCCTGGTCCCGACCGAAGAAGTGGTCGAGATGAGAGAGGGTAAGAAGCGCAAGAGTGAGCGCAAGTTCTACCCGGGATACGTACTCGTGCAGATGGAAATGGACGACGGCACGTGGCACCTTGTTAAGAATACGCCGCGCGTTTTGGGCTTTATCGGCGGTACGAAGGACAAGCCGGCGCCCATCACAGAGCGCGAGGCGGAAGCAATCCTGCGTCGAGTCGAGAGCGGTGCCGAGAAGCCCAAGCCGAAGACTCTGTTTGAGCCAGGTGAGATTGTTCGCGTCATTGAAGGACCGTTTGCGGACTTCAATGGTGTGGTCGAGGAAGTTGACTACGACAAGAGTCGGGTCAAGGTCGCTGTTCTGATTTTCGGTCGTTCAACTCCGGTAGAGCTGGAGTTTGGGCAGGTCGAGAAGGACTGA
- the secE gene encoding preprotein translocase subunit SecE: protein MESKAVQSTSRFDFAKWLVVFVLIAAGVVGNQYFSAESLLYRVLALVGLAIVAALVALQTDRGRRFAALLKEARVEIRKVVWPTRPELVQTTVIVVVFVLVVALLLWGMDSLISWLVAGFIG from the coding sequence ATGGAGTCAAAAGCCGTTCAGTCAACCAGCCGTTTCGATTTTGCGAAGTGGCTGGTTGTTTTCGTTCTGATTGCCGCCGGTGTGGTTGGGAATCAGTATTTTAGTGCCGAGTCTCTGCTGTATCGGGTTCTGGCTCTCGTAGGTCTCGCCATTGTGGCGGCCCTGGTGGCCCTGCAGACCGATCGCGGTCGCCGTTTCGCGGCGCTGCTGAAAGAAGCGCGGGTAGAGATCCGGAAAGTCGTTTGGCCCACCAGGCCGGAGCTGGTGCAGACCACGGTTATTGTGGTTGTGTTCGTACTGGTTGTGGCTCTGTTGTTGTGGGGTATGGACTCGCTGATCAGTTGGCTGGTCGCCGGGTTTATCGGTTAA